Within the Sulfurospirillum barnesii SES-3 genome, the region TCCTGCACAACCTTAATGAGAATTTTTTGCACCCGTTTTGCAACCGATACAGGTAAAATTTGATTTTCAGCTGCTTTTTCAGGATAAAGATCCTGTCCAGAGGGTGAGACAATCTTTTTAACCAAACGAGGCGTTGAGATACGCCCATTATTGTTAAAAACACTATACGCTTTTAGTACTTGCATAAAGGTAGCATTCATACCATACCCATACGAAACAGTTGCTTTATAAATGGGTGAGTTAAAACGGTTCATTGCAGGAATAATCCCAGGATTTTCAAAGGGTAAATCTACCCCACTTCTTACAGAAAACCCAAAATCTTTCAAACCTTGATAAAATTCAACTGCATCAAGTTTTTGAGCTAAAATTGCAGTACCCACGTTGCTTGATTCAACAATCACGTCTTCTGCTGTTAATTTATCGGCTTTATGCGTATCGGTAATAACCTTGTTGCCTATTTTGTAACTTCCTCCGTACACGTTTACAATATCATAAGGATTGACTTTATTGGCTTTAAGAAGCAGTGCGAAGGCAATAGGTTTTAAAACAGAACCAGGTTCATAAAGGTACTCAACAGCTGCAATATTTAAAGCACCATAATCCTTTTTTTCAATGAGATCAGGATTGAAACGATTACTCGTAGCCAAAATGAGTAATTCACCTGTCTCACTGTTCATAACCCCTACAATCACCTCTTTAGACTCTAATGTTTTAGAGTGTTTATCCAAAACATTTTCGATAATTTTTTGCATTTTAAGCGAAAGGGTCAGATGGACATCGTACCCATCAAACCTTCTTGAAGAAATGCTATTTCCATCCAAAATAATAGCATTGGAAATATCCCTTGCCCCAACCAACAAAGAATCTTGAGCCGCAGAAAGTTTGTCTTCATAATATCGCTCAATTCCTTTAACTCCAGCTGTTTTTGTAATATTTTTATGCTCGATCTTTTTCACATAGCCTAAAACGGGTGTGACCGAATCCATTGAAGGATAAAGCCTATCTTCACCACTTTCAATGACACTAAGCCCATGTAAAAATGACACACCCGTTTTAGGATCATCATAGCTTTTAAAAACACCTAGTTTATAAAGTTTTCGTGAAAGTTCTTGAAGGTATTTTGCTGTTTTTGAATCAATACGGTACGAGAGTACGGTACTTCCAGAATTACTTTTTAATGTTGCAGCAACTGCCTTTGGGTCATCACCGCTGTAAAGACTATAGAGTTTTACAAAAAGTTCAAATTTTTTAGGATCAATATTTCGAGTGTCCACTAAAGCTTTATAGAGTTTTTGACTTGTAGCAAGTTTAAAACCATCCGCACTAACAATATTACCTCTGAGTGCATAATTGACCTCTTTATGATCAAGCCTAGGAAGCCTTCTATCTATTGTTGCCCAATAAAAAAGGGTACCTAAAAAAATGATAAAACCTAAAAGTACAACAACAAATAAAAAAAGAATTTTGATTTTTTTTGTGTCAGAGTGTTCCATGGAAGCCAAAAATTAAATCTGAGTTTTCGAAATCTCTTTGTATGCGCTCAGTGCTTTATTACGAATTTCCAACATCAACTTCATACTTGTCTCAGCTTTATTGATGGCAATGGCTGCTTGATGTAAATCTTTCACTTCACCTGTTGCAAGATCGGCCATAGCACGATCTCCTTTAACTTGTCTGTCATTCACTTCATCAATAGACTCTTGCAATATTTTCGAAAAATCTCCCCCTGCATCGGCTGTCTTAGAAACAGGTGTCGCATTGGAGGTATTGGTCAAGGATGAAAGTTTATCAATAGTATTGTACATGACGTATCTCCTAAATTTTCTATTTTAAAATATCAATGGCGCTTTGCGCAATTGCTTTTGCACTTTGAAACGCTGAGACATTGGCTTGATAAGCCCTTGTTGCCTCAATTAAATTTGCCATTTCAATCACTGGGTTGATATTGGGATAAGCGACATATCCTTCTTCATTGGCATCGGGGTGAGATGGTTCATACTTATACGTAAATTCACTCTCATCACGCACCACTTTATCTACAATAACACTCATTATAGCAGGATTGGCATTTTCTTGCAAAAAAGAGTCATCCAATGGATTTTCATAGGCAAGCATATTATTATTTTCTGCAATTTTTTCATTCAACGTTTTACTAAAATCAACGGCCTTAAACACGAC harbors:
- a CDS encoding peptidoglycan D,D-transpeptidase FtsI family protein, producing MEHSDTKKIKILFLFVVVLLGFIIFLGTLFYWATIDRRLPRLDHKEVNYALRGNIVSADGFKLATSQKLYKALVDTRNIDPKKFELFVKLYSLYSGDDPKAVAATLKSNSGSTVLSYRIDSKTAKYLQELSRKLYKLGVFKSYDDPKTGVSFLHGLSVIESGEDRLYPSMDSVTPVLGYVKKIEHKNITKTAGVKGIERYYEDKLSAAQDSLLVGARDISNAIILDGNSISSRRFDGYDVHLTLSLKMQKIIENVLDKHSKTLESKEVIVGVMNSETGELLILATSNRFNPDLIEKKDYGALNIAAVEYLYEPGSVLKPIAFALLLKANKVNPYDIVNVYGGSYKIGNKVITDTHKADKLTAEDVIVESSNVGTAILAQKLDAVEFYQGLKDFGFSVRSGVDLPFENPGIIPAMNRFNSPIYKATVSYGYGMNATFMQVLKAYSVFNNNGRISTPRLVKKIVSPSGQDLYPEKAAENQILPVSVAKRVQKILIKVVQEGTAKGTRMEGLEIGGKTGTAHIAEGGEYVRSYNGSFFGFANDKNNRFTIGILVREAKKRHAYFAAQSAVPIFKEVVEKLVENGYLTPSSELQVSPVKSKVP
- the fliE gene encoding flagellar hook-basal body complex protein FliE; protein product: MYNTIDKLSSLTNTSNATPVSKTADAGGDFSKILQESIDEVNDRQVKGDRAMADLATGEVKDLHQAAIAINKAETSMKLMLEIRNKALSAYKEISKTQI
- the flgC gene encoding flagellar basal body rod protein FlgC encodes the protein MAYLSSFDISSYGLSAQRFRMDIISSNIANANTTRTSEGGPYQRKDVVFKAVDFSKTLNEKIAENNNMLAYENPLDDSFLQENANPAIMSVIVDKVVRDESEFTYKYEPSHPDANEEGYVAYPNINPVIEMANLIEATRAYQANVSAFQSAKAIAQSAIDILK